From Nonlabens sp. Ci31, the proteins below share one genomic window:
- a CDS encoding DUF4442 domain-containing protein, translating into MITPKKINAFTFLKLPSCWWTGVRCTEIDAENCTVTVKHKWFNQNPFKSMYFAVQAMAAELSTGSLVMSYIHKSDAKVSMLVANNKASFTKKATGLITFKCHDGAAIKEAIAKTIATGEGQTLWMTSKGVNENGVQVSEFQFEWTVKRK; encoded by the coding sequence ATGATCACGCCTAAAAAAATTAACGCATTTACCTTTTTAAAGCTACCGAGTTGCTGGTGGACGGGTGTGAGATGTACAGAAATCGATGCAGAAAACTGTACGGTTACCGTAAAACACAAGTGGTTCAATCAAAATCCATTTAAGAGCATGTACTTTGCCGTACAAGCTATGGCAGCAGAGCTTTCTACTGGGTCTTTAGTGATGTCTTATATACATAAAAGTGACGCCAAGGTTTCTATGCTTGTGGCCAATAATAAAGCCTCTTTCACTAAAAAAGCTACAGGACTGATTACTTTTAAATGTCATGATGGAGCGGCGATAAAAGAAGCAATAGCAAAAACAATAGCTACAGGAGAAGGGCAAACCCTATGGATGACCTCTAAGGGGGTGAACGAAAATGGAGTGCAAGTGAGCGAATTTCAATTTGAATGGACGGTGAAGAGGAAGTAA
- a CDS encoding cupin domain-containing protein: MPQVYLNPITKEKATILKTSAQTHGAYTLIEVELQPDGGNPVHFHKRFTEDFYPQKGVLGVHYLGKELFLPPGAHFKVPLLDVHRFYNPGDQSIVFRARLEPGQPGFENFMAVLFGLVSDGKTFGKNQIPYNPFHAILLLHWGDTQVDHFLFRFLKPLLSVLVTLSRKLGYEKHLLQKYKSL, encoded by the coding sequence ATGCCACAAGTGTACCTCAACCCTATAACTAAAGAAAAAGCCACCATTCTTAAAACCAGTGCTCAAACTCATGGCGCTTATACCTTGATAGAAGTGGAATTACAACCTGATGGAGGCAACCCCGTACATTTTCACAAGCGGTTTACAGAAGATTTCTATCCGCAAAAAGGTGTTTTAGGGGTTCACTATTTAGGTAAGGAGCTCTTCTTACCACCTGGAGCGCATTTTAAAGTTCCCTTGCTTGATGTGCATAGATTTTATAACCCAGGCGATCAATCTATAGTTTTTAGAGCAAGATTAGAACCTGGACAGCCAGGATTTGAAAACTTTATGGCGGTACTCTTTGGATTGGTGAGCGATGGAAAGACATTTGGAAAGAACCAGATCCCTTACAATCCATTTCATGCCATATTGCTACTTCATTGGGGAGACACACAAGTAGATCACTTTCTCTTTAGATTCCTTAAACCCTTATTATCTGTATTGGTTACGCTTTCGCGAAAGCTAGGTTATGAAAAACATCTATTACAAAAATATAAATCTCTTTAA
- the trxB gene encoding thioredoxin-disulfide reductase, translating to MSENIERIKCLIIGSGPAGYTAAIYAARADMKPVMYTGMEPGGQLTTTTEVDNFPGYPDGVDGPTMMVDLQKQAERFGTQVRLGMVTEVHFSKEKGGIHTAIVDGKTKIEANTVIISTGATAKYLNIPSEQRLRGGGVSACAVCDGFFYKNQDVAIVGAGDTAAEEASYLANICKSVTMLVRKDHMRASKAMQHRVHGLKNIKVLYNSEVDEVLGDSVVEGLRIVNNQTHEKHEIDITGIFIAIGHKPNTDIFKGQLDMGEDGYLNTIPGSTKTNLPGVFASGDVQDKIYRQAVTAAGTGCMAALDSERYLAEIGIVEEVKAGDYSIK from the coding sequence ATGTCAGAGAATATAGAAAGAATAAAATGTTTGATCATAGGTTCAGGACCTGCAGGATATACAGCTGCTATTTATGCTGCTCGTGCAGACATGAAACCAGTAATGTACACAGGAATGGAGCCAGGTGGACAATTGACTACAACCACAGAAGTGGACAATTTCCCAGGGTATCCAGATGGGGTCGACGGGCCTACAATGATGGTTGATCTACAGAAACAGGCAGAGCGTTTTGGCACGCAAGTACGCTTAGGAATGGTTACTGAAGTACATTTCTCTAAAGAAAAAGGAGGGATACATACTGCTATCGTAGATGGTAAAACAAAAATAGAAGCGAATACCGTAATCATTTCTACAGGAGCAACTGCAAAATATTTAAATATACCTAGTGAGCAAAGACTGCGCGGTGGTGGTGTAAGTGCTTGTGCTGTTTGTGACGGTTTCTTTTATAAAAATCAAGATGTGGCTATAGTCGGGGCAGGAGATACTGCTGCAGAAGAGGCATCTTACCTAGCTAACATATGTAAGAGTGTTACCATGTTGGTACGTAAAGACCATATGCGTGCTTCAAAAGCGATGCAACACAGAGTGCATGGCTTAAAGAATATAAAAGTCTTGTATAATTCTGAGGTGGATGAAGTTCTCGGAGATTCGGTAGTGGAAGGATTGCGCATTGTAAATAATCAAACGCATGAAAAGCATGAGATCGATATTACAGGAATTTTTATCGCTATAGGTCACAAGCCTAATACAGATATTTTTAAAGGTCAATTAGATATGGGAGAAGATGGCTATTTAAATACGATACCAGGTTCTACCAAAACAAATCTTCCAGGTGTTTTTGCCTCTGGAGACGTACAGGATAAGATCTATAGACAAGCGGTTACTGCTGCAGGAACAGGTTGTATGGCAGCTCTAGACTCTGAGCGCTACCTAGCCGAAATAGGTATAGTGGAAGAAGTTAAAGCTGGAGATTACAGTATTAAATAA
- a CDS encoding PspC domain-containing protein yields the protein MNKTININLAGLFFHIDEDAFQRLQRYLAAVRKSFAGTSGADEIMNDIESRIAELFLEKRANEMQVISITYVEEVIDIMGQPEDYEVDEEIFEEQTSRKQYRSSGKNKQLFRDTQNGYIGGVSGGIGYYLGIEAVWVRVIWVLLVFFSVGWAIPVYVLLWILVPDAVTTNQRLTMMGKEVNISNIEENFKQGFDPVVDGQTDADHHIVGQKGKRGSIRFFSLLGRLIKGFFKALVKVIGLIVFLAASTALIGLVVSMITASFVSVDGQNLIHIFDLVVPHQEASWVLLTAIIFAAGIPLLILAVLGLKLLVNNLKSIGMPAKIVLVVLWIISVIVLSVSAARIAASQAFDGNVIEVNEFAVDKEKVFHLQLLKDTDLGDQIYVNNNGIKVIDYKGEKAIRINEVHVAIAVSRDSLAHVNINFKAKGDSFDTAKLNAESLVYNYEITDSTFIAPNYVIAPKGSGLFGQRVNVTIYLPEGTKAKLNKRFQRNYYKWIADDAIDLGRNSNNTYQIKNGKAVCLDCPIKEKTRGEHNNPAEPNDKQQNRVIDSTTTTDGKWKYSDGDDGKVSRTKPLTIGGVRIGKVTVTKTKKVGPVTITKTDTY from the coding sequence ATGAACAAGACCATCAATATAAACCTAGCTGGGCTGTTCTTCCATATAGATGAAGATGCCTTTCAACGACTGCAACGTTACTTAGCAGCGGTACGTAAATCATTTGCCGGTACCAGTGGTGCTGACGAGATAATGAACGATATAGAATCCCGCATTGCCGAACTTTTTCTTGAAAAAAGAGCTAATGAAATGCAAGTCATCTCCATTACTTATGTAGAAGAAGTCATCGATATCATGGGGCAACCTGAAGATTATGAAGTGGATGAAGAAATTTTTGAAGAGCAAACTTCTCGCAAACAATACAGAAGTAGTGGTAAAAACAAACAACTCTTTAGAGATACTCAAAACGGTTATATAGGCGGTGTTTCTGGTGGTATAGGATACTATTTAGGAATAGAAGCGGTATGGGTACGTGTTATTTGGGTGCTTTTGGTCTTTTTTAGTGTAGGCTGGGCCATTCCTGTTTATGTATTACTATGGATTCTGGTACCAGATGCGGTAACTACAAACCAGCGACTTACCATGATGGGAAAGGAAGTAAATATTTCTAACATTGAGGAAAATTTTAAGCAGGGTTTTGATCCTGTGGTCGATGGGCAGACCGACGCCGACCACCATATCGTAGGTCAAAAAGGAAAACGAGGTTCTATTAGGTTTTTTAGCCTTTTAGGTCGTTTAATTAAGGGGTTTTTCAAAGCTTTAGTGAAAGTTATAGGGCTGATTGTATTTTTGGCAGCATCTACGGCGCTCATAGGTCTAGTTGTTTCTATGATCACAGCAAGTTTTGTTTCCGTTGATGGTCAGAATTTGATACATATTTTTGATTTAGTTGTTCCTCACCAGGAAGCATCTTGGGTATTGTTAACCGCTATTATTTTTGCTGCAGGAATACCGCTATTAATTCTGGCGGTTTTAGGTCTTAAGTTATTGGTTAATAATTTGAAGTCTATTGGAATGCCTGCTAAAATAGTTTTGGTTGTATTATGGATCATATCAGTTATAGTTCTCAGTGTCTCTGCTGCTAGGATTGCAGCAAGTCAAGCCTTTGATGGAAATGTTATTGAAGTAAATGAATTTGCTGTGGATAAAGAAAAAGTGTTCCACTTGCAATTACTAAAGGATACTGATTTAGGAGATCAAATTTATGTCAATAACAATGGAATCAAAGTGATTGATTACAAAGGAGAAAAAGCCATAAGAATCAATGAGGTTCATGTTGCCATTGCAGTAAGCCGCGACAGTCTTGCTCACGTCAACATTAATTTTAAAGCCAAAGGAGATTCTTTTGACACTGCAAAATTAAATGCCGAATCTTTAGTTTATAATTATGAGATAACAGACTCTACTTTTATTGCACCTAATTATGTCATCGCACCTAAAGGTTCTGGACTCTTTGGCCAAAGAGTTAATGTAACGATTTACCTACCTGAAGGAACGAAGGCAAAATTAAACAAGAGGTTTCAACGTAATTACTACAAGTGGATCGCCGATGATGCAATTGATTTAGGAAGAAATAGTAATAATACCTACCAAATTAAAAATGGTAAAGCAGTATGTTTAGACTGTCCTATTAAAGAGAAAACAAGAGGTGAACATAATAATCCAGCAGAACCTAACGATAAGCAGCAAAACAGAGTTATAGACTCCACCACTACCACCGATGGGAAATGGAAATACTCTGATGGCGATGATGGCAAAGTTAGCAGGACAAAACCTTTGACAATAGGTGGTGTAAGAATTGGCAAAGTAACTGTTACTAAAACCAAAAAAGTGGGACCTGTTACCATTACAAAAACCGACACCTATTAG
- a CDS encoding Na+/H+ antiporter NhaC family protein — translation MESQNINHEDEKIIENRKLNIWEALIPVFALVGMLAVNVYVYGDDSLSGSNQFVLLLGATVAGIVGYFNKVSYKTMVEEVAQNLKSTTGAILILLMVGALAGTWLLSGIIPTMIYYGLDILNPSIFLAACVIICAVISIATGSSWTTSATVGIALIGIAGALDISAGMTAGAVLSGAYFGDKLSPLSDTTNLAPAMAGTDLFTHIKYMTLTTVPTIAVTLIVFVIIGFSIDTTGVADVSQYQTAIDATFNTSPILFVVPIIVIAMIIKKVSPLIALLIGTLLAGVFALIFQPELVHAISGVKEWNATAMYKGVMNAITVKTVVVPVTDNPEIADKLAGLFEGKGMESMLGTIWLIICAMVFGGVMDAIGALSRISSALLNLFDSVFGLFASTVVSCLAINVTASDQYLAIVVPGKMYAKAFEEKGLAPENLSRTLEDSGTVTSALIPWNTCGAYQSTTLGVDVKDYFIYAIFNWLSPFMTLLFAAFRIKIKQLSVQKPTMSTLGEDPSQL, via the coding sequence ATGGAAAGCCAAAATATCAACCACGAAGACGAAAAAATAATTGAGAATAGAAAACTAAATATATGGGAAGCGCTGATTCCTGTTTTTGCTCTTGTTGGGATGCTCGCTGTTAATGTGTACGTCTATGGCGATGATTCTTTAAGCGGTTCCAACCAGTTTGTCTTATTATTAGGTGCTACGGTGGCTGGAATAGTGGGCTATTTTAATAAGGTTTCCTACAAAACCATGGTAGAAGAAGTGGCTCAAAACCTCAAATCTACTACCGGTGCGATTTTAATTCTATTGATGGTAGGTGCACTTGCAGGTACCTGGTTGTTGAGCGGTATTATTCCTACCATGATTTATTACGGTCTTGATATTTTAAATCCGTCCATATTCCTTGCTGCTTGTGTAATTATTTGTGCGGTAATTTCGATCGCCACTGGAAGCAGCTGGACGACTAGCGCTACAGTAGGTATTGCTTTAATAGGAATTGCTGGCGCACTAGACATCAGCGCAGGAATGACGGCTGGTGCGGTATTGAGCGGCGCCTATTTTGGAGATAAGCTGAGTCCATTGAGCGATACGACTAATCTTGCTCCTGCGATGGCTGGAACAGATCTTTTCACACACATCAAATACATGACTCTTACAACAGTGCCTACTATAGCCGTGACGCTCATTGTTTTTGTGATCATAGGGTTTTCAATTGATACCACTGGTGTGGCAGATGTTTCACAATATCAGACAGCTATTGATGCTACTTTTAATACTTCTCCAATCCTTTTTGTGGTTCCTATCATTGTCATCGCAATGATTATAAAAAAAGTATCTCCTCTAATTGCCTTATTAATAGGAACTCTTTTAGCGGGTGTATTTGCTTTGATATTTCAACCAGAATTAGTTCATGCTATTTCTGGAGTAAAAGAATGGAACGCTACAGCAATGTATAAAGGGGTTATGAATGCCATTACCGTAAAAACAGTAGTTGTTCCTGTAACTGATAATCCAGAGATTGCAGATAAACTTGCTGGCCTCTTTGAAGGAAAAGGAATGGAATCCATGTTGGGAACGATCTGGCTGATTATTTGCGCGATGGTTTTTGGCGGTGTTATGGACGCTATAGGTGCTTTATCCCGCATCAGCAGTGCATTGCTTAATTTATTTGATTCTGTTTTCGGGCTTTTTGCAAGTACTGTAGTAAGTTGCCTAGCGATTAATGTGACGGCAAGTGATCAATACCTAGCCATCGTTGTACCTGGAAAAATGTATGCTAAAGCTTTTGAAGAAAAAGGTCTTGCCCCAGAAAACCTTTCTAGAACTCTAGAAGATTCTGGTACGGTAACCAGCGCGCTGATTCCATGGAATACCTGTGGAGCTTATCAAAGTACTACCTTAGGCGTGGACGTAAAGGATTACTTTATCTATGCAATATTCAACTGGCTTTCTCCTTTTATGACCCTATTATTTGCTGCTTTTAGGATTAAAATCAAACAACTAAGTGTTCAAAAACCTACCATGAGTACGCTAGGAGAAGATCCTTCACAATTATAA
- a CDS encoding GIN domain-containing protein, which produces MKKILLFVFALTTTITSAQDLIKVKGNREVTTEISPIAPFKMLEISNDYEIEIVPGASPQVEITTDSNLHQYLAASVIDGKLVVTTTARIRSKKEMKFRIIYGPELKTITVTDDAVLSSVTSLIFEELELNIEKDAEVFITASVERLTLNAERSTKSELNLSGKNAVINLKNNADVKALIKYDNLELHMKDRVDAKIEGDIKNGQMTMTDTASLEGKNLVFDDLELKINNNAKTEINVKNNFSLNSSDDAEVTLYNTPKIEVKKFIGKSVLKKE; this is translated from the coding sequence ATGAAAAAAATACTGCTTTTTGTTTTTGCGTTGACTACTACCATAACAAGCGCACAAGATCTGATCAAAGTAAAAGGAAACCGTGAGGTAACCACAGAGATAAGTCCTATCGCACCTTTTAAAATGTTAGAGATAAGCAATGACTATGAAATAGAAATCGTACCAGGTGCTTCTCCACAAGTAGAAATCACTACAGACTCTAATTTGCATCAATACCTTGCGGCGAGTGTTATTGATGGCAAACTGGTGGTTACCACTACCGCTAGAATACGTTCTAAAAAAGAAATGAAATTTCGCATCATTTACGGACCTGAATTAAAAACTATAACCGTTACTGATGATGCCGTGCTTTCTTCTGTTACCAGTCTTATATTTGAAGAACTGGAATTGAACATAGAAAAAGATGCTGAAGTTTTTATAACCGCAAGCGTAGAGCGCTTAACTCTTAATGCAGAACGCAGTACCAAATCAGAATTGAATCTTAGTGGAAAAAATGCCGTCATCAATCTTAAAAATAATGCTGATGTAAAAGCATTGATCAAATACGACAACTTAGAGTTGCATATGAAAGATCGCGTAGATGCAAAAATAGAAGGAGATATCAAAAACGGTCAAATGACCATGACTGACACAGCTTCCCTAGAAGGCAAGAACCTAGTTTTTGATGATTTAGAATTAAAAATCAACAATAATGCAAAGACAGAAATTAATGTGAAAAATAACTTTTCCTTAAACTCTAGTGATGATGCAGAAGTAACTCTTTACAACACTCCTAAAATAGAAGTGAAGAAGTTTATCGGAAAATCAGTATTAAAGAAAGAATAA
- a CDS encoding DUF4870 domain-containing protein: protein MESTNQNNYNNIATGIHLLTFGKWIFPLGNFILPILLWMINSKKSDFIDRHGKQAINFQISITLYTIVLAFIGGGIIIGSMISGGPSLWEAIDNANDFPFWNDMGIFSTIIASGVICGTAILILGVVDLVCTIQAAIKAHDGKDYNYPITIHFIPHHDEVEVPNKK from the coding sequence ATGGAATCAACAAACCAAAATAACTACAATAATATCGCTACCGGTATTCATTTATTAACTTTCGGAAAATGGATTTTTCCTTTAGGGAATTTTATCCTTCCCATTTTGTTATGGATGATTAATTCTAAGAAATCTGATTTTATAGATAGACATGGAAAACAAGCGATTAACTTTCAGATCAGCATCACGCTTTATACGATTGTACTGGCTTTTATAGGCGGTGGCATTATCATAGGGTCGATGATTTCTGGTGGTCCTAGTTTATGGGAAGCCATAGATAACGCTAATGATTTTCCTTTCTGGAACGACATGGGCATCTTTAGTACTATTATAGCAAGTGGTGTTATTTGTGGTACGGCCATACTTATTCTAGGTGTTGTCGATCTGGTATGTACTATTCAAGCGGCTATTAAAGCCCATGACGGTAAAGATTACAATTATCCAATAACGATTCATTTCATACCTCATCATGACGAGGTGGAAGTACCTAATAAAAAATAA
- a CDS encoding MBL fold metallo-hydrolase yields MKKLLFALFLITSLVSPAQNRLDNLEIITHEVTQNVYMLEGSGGNILIQVGESEVVMIDSQYAALSDKIKKEIARITDKPLTYLINTHYHGDHTGGNENFNTDKVTLIAHANVLNRLTENGKNENFLPEKVIEEEFELSLVDENDLIIHVHHAHTDGDSFIYLTKNNVVHMGDVFFNGRYPFIDLDSGGSISGYITAQKRVLNTINEETKIVPGHGALASYNDLATYIPMLVDLKAQIQKEISDGKNRKEVAKNNSITKKYDALGFGDGFVSSERIRTTIYDSLILETKDK; encoded by the coding sequence ATGAAAAAATTACTTTTTGCCCTGTTTTTAATAACAAGCCTGGTTTCTCCTGCACAAAATAGATTGGACAACCTAGAGATCATCACTCATGAAGTGACCCAAAACGTTTACATGCTAGAAGGGTCTGGAGGGAATATATTGATTCAAGTAGGAGAATCTGAAGTAGTCATGATCGATTCACAATACGCAGCTTTGAGTGATAAAATAAAAAAGGAAATTGCAAGAATTACCGACAAGCCGCTTACTTACCTCATCAACACCCACTACCACGGCGACCACACTGGAGGAAATGAAAATTTCAATACTGATAAAGTAACTCTCATCGCACATGCAAATGTGCTGAATCGATTGACAGAAAATGGAAAAAACGAAAACTTTTTACCTGAGAAAGTAATTGAAGAAGAATTTGAATTATCACTCGTTGATGAAAACGACTTGATCATTCACGTACACCATGCACATACAGATGGAGATAGTTTTATATACCTCACTAAAAATAATGTAGTCCATATGGGAGATGTGTTTTTTAATGGTCGTTATCCTTTTATAGATCTTGACTCTGGCGGATCGATAAGTGGCTACATCACTGCTCAAAAAAGGGTATTGAACACCATAAATGAAGAAACTAAAATTGTTCCAGGACACGGGGCGCTGGCTTCTTATAATGACCTAGCTACTTATATTCCTATGCTGGTAGACTTAAAAGCGCAGATTCAAAAAGAAATAAGTGATGGAAAAAATCGAAAAGAGGTAGCTAAAAACAATTCAATTACCAAAAAATACGATGCTTTAGGATTTGGTGATGGGTTTGTCAGCTCAGAGAGAATTCGCACCACGATTTACGACAGTTTAATTCTGGAAACTAAAGACAAGTAA
- a CDS encoding PadR family transcriptional regulator, which yields MKIENTKAQMRKGVLEYCILSVLKEEDAYVAEILSTLKDAKMLVVEGTIYPLLTRLKNAGLLNYRWEESTGGPPRKYYGLTETGKIFLTELTTTWDDLKNAVNLVTKSKMTKS from the coding sequence ATGAAGATAGAAAATACAAAAGCGCAAATGCGTAAAGGCGTACTAGAGTACTGCATTCTATCCGTCTTAAAGGAAGAAGATGCCTACGTGGCAGAGATTCTGAGTACCTTAAAAGATGCTAAAATGCTGGTAGTAGAAGGAACCATATACCCATTGCTAACGAGACTTAAAAATGCAGGACTGCTCAATTACCGCTGGGAAGAAAGTACCGGTGGACCGCCACGTAAGTATTACGGACTTACGGAAACAGGTAAAATTTTCCTGACAGAACTGACCACCACTTGGGACGATCTTAAAAATGCCGTTAATTTAGTAACCAAATCAAAAATGACCAAATCATGA
- a CDS encoding CPBP family intramembrane glutamic endopeptidase, which produces MYIEQGYKGKLGTWNFFVIPVLFILLMAFNYVSTKLMLSESDQSMEVLMSQMIDQMGKNVFLAVNLMIFVVGLFAVFFWVKFIHQQTLTHLTTSRKKIDWKRIGFMFVLWGTFSAATTLIAVYSVPENYELQFNWTSFLPLLIISLVLFPFQTSFEEYLFRGQLLQGLGIATKSRAVSWIVTSVLFGVMHAANPEVEKLGPSIMIFYIGTGLVLGAMTLLDEGLELALGFHAANNIVGSLLITSTWTAIQTDSVYIDTSVMPSFSIIDALPIFIGYPILLIILGKIYKWKNWKEKLFGRVLSKKEFLAIEGVSSYDEFQE; this is translated from the coding sequence ATGTATATAGAACAAGGTTATAAAGGAAAACTAGGGACTTGGAACTTTTTTGTAATTCCAGTACTATTTATACTCTTGATGGCTTTTAATTACGTGTCTACAAAGCTGATGCTCTCTGAAAGCGATCAGTCTATGGAGGTGCTGATGAGTCAAATGATTGATCAAATGGGGAAGAATGTTTTCTTAGCTGTAAATCTTATGATTTTCGTCGTTGGCTTATTTGCGGTATTCTTTTGGGTAAAATTTATTCACCAACAGACACTTACTCATTTAACTACTTCTCGTAAAAAGATTGATTGGAAACGCATAGGCTTTATGTTTGTGCTTTGGGGAACCTTTTCTGCAGCGACCACCCTTATTGCTGTTTACTCCGTTCCTGAAAATTATGAGTTGCAATTTAATTGGACTAGTTTTTTACCATTGCTTATCATTTCATTAGTGTTATTTCCATTTCAAACAAGTTTTGAGGAATACCTGTTCAGAGGGCAATTGCTTCAAGGTTTGGGTATAGCCACTAAAAGCAGGGCTGTTTCTTGGATAGTCACTTCTGTATTATTTGGAGTGATGCATGCTGCAAATCCAGAAGTGGAGAAATTAGGTCCTTCCATAATGATTTTTTACATAGGTACAGGGCTGGTATTAGGAGCGATGACCTTGCTGGACGAGGGATTAGAACTTGCGTTGGGATTTCATGCGGCAAATAATATAGTTGGCTCCTTATTAATAACCTCTACTTGGACCGCTATACAAACAGATTCTGTTTACATAGACACTTCTGTTATGCCCTCTTTTTCTATCATAGACGCCTTACCTATATTTATAGGTTATCCTATTTTATTAATTATCTTAGGTAAGATTTATAAATGGAAAAACTGGAAAGAAAAATTGTTTGGTAGGGTACTGAGCAAGAAAGAGTTTCTCGCAATAGAAGGAGTATCTTCTTATGACGAATTTCAAGAATAA
- a CDS encoding o-succinylbenzoate synthase — MKAAFQKYVLEFKQPAGTSRGVLKTKNTWFLMIDNGVKKGIGEVNMFPGLSIDDRPDFEEQLQWTCDHINLPPVKMMQALKEWPSILFGYEIAMKSLQSSDPFTLFPSMFTEGQDAISINGLVWMGNQDYMMQQLEEKLRAGFDCIKLKIGAIDFESEMSLLKLIRSRFRESEITIRVDANGAFTPENALGKLEEIAQYQVHSIEQPIQQGQWQEMARLCEHTPLDIALDEELIGLYDIEEKINCLETIKPQYIILKPALIGGFQSSREWVNLATERAINWWVTSALESNIGLNAIAQFTYTLGNKMPQGLGTGSLFTNNIDAPLEIKKGHLYCNASGSWNTNDLKW, encoded by the coding sequence ATGAAAGCAGCTTTCCAGAAGTACGTTTTAGAGTTCAAGCAACCTGCGGGGACTTCCCGTGGTGTTTTAAAAACAAAAAACACCTGGTTTTTGATGATCGATAACGGAGTGAAGAAAGGAATAGGAGAGGTGAATATGTTTCCAGGTCTTTCTATAGATGACCGACCAGATTTTGAAGAACAACTGCAATGGACTTGTGATCACATCAATTTGCCACCTGTAAAAATGATGCAGGCGTTAAAAGAATGGCCGTCTATTTTATTTGGTTATGAAATAGCGATGAAGTCCTTGCAGTCCAGTGACCCTTTTACGCTATTTCCTTCTATGTTTACAGAAGGACAGGATGCTATTTCTATCAATGGCTTAGTGTGGATGGGGAATCAAGATTATATGATGCAGCAGTTAGAAGAAAAACTTAGGGCAGGCTTCGACTGTATTAAATTGAAAATAGGTGCTATTGATTTTGAGTCTGAAATGAGTCTTTTAAAATTGATACGTTCCCGCTTTCGCGAAAGCGAGATCACCATAAGAGTAGATGCTAATGGAGCTTTTACTCCAGAGAATGCATTGGGGAAATTGGAAGAAATAGCCCAATATCAAGTGCATAGTATTGAGCAGCCTATACAACAAGGACAATGGCAAGAAATGGCAAGGCTTTGTGAGCACACGCCTTTAGACATAGCACTTGATGAAGAATTGATAGGTTTGTACGACATAGAAGAGAAAATAAATTGTCTGGAAACCATAAAGCCACAGTACATCATTTTAAAGCCCGCTTTAATAGGAGGTTTTCAGAGCAGTAGAGAATGGGTCAACCTCGCAACAGAAAGAGCTATCAACTGGTGGGTCACTAGTGCGCTGGAATCTAATATAGGTCTTAATGCGATTGCGCAATTTACCTACACGTTGGGGAATAAAATGCCACAAGGACTGGGAACAGGGTCGCTTTTTACTAATAATATAGACGCACCTCTAGAGATTAAAAAAGGTCATTTGTATTGTAACGCATCTGGCAGTTGGAATACTAATGATTTAAAATGGTAA